The following proteins are co-located in the Nerophis ophidion isolate RoL-2023_Sa linkage group LG04, RoL_Noph_v1.0, whole genome shotgun sequence genome:
- the cdx1b gene encoding homeobox protein CDX-1b: MYVSYLQLDKDPPMYHQNPVGRHPGLSLSPQNYPVPAPAQYPDYAGYHPVHHHGLGPADPHNPHPPHPPQQQNGAWSPAYPPPPLPPPSQSARDDWAAHHYGTPTGPPGTTAVGPNLGYGPPEFAGQSPGMLAASLSAPAGQGSAASPQRRNAYEWIRRASTPLANPNGKTRTKDKYRVVYTDHQRLELEKEFHFSKYITIRRKAELAGALGLSERQVKIWFQNRRAKERKMNKKKLQQPASSTTLTPPAGGAGSVAMVTSSSGLVSPSLSMNIKEEF; this comes from the exons ATGTACGTGAGCTACCTGCAGCTGGACAAGGACCCCCCCATGTACCACCAGAACCCGGTCGGCAGACACCCGGGCCTCAGCCTCAGCCCGCAGAACTACCCAGTACCGGCCCCGGCCCAGTACCCGGACTACGCGGGCTACCACCCCGTGCACCACCACGGCCTGGGCCCGGCAGACCCCCACAACCCTCACCCCCCGCACCCCCCTCAGCAGCAGAACGGCGCCTGGAGCCCGGCCTACCCGCCCCCGCCTCTGCCTCCCCCCTCTCAGTCCGCGCGGGACGACTGGGCCGCGCACCACTACGGGACCCCCACCGGGCCTCCCGGGACCACCGCCGTGGGCCCCAACCTGGGCTACGGCCCACCGGAGTTCGCCGGGCAATCGCCGGGTATGTTGGCCGCCTCCCTGAGCGCGCCCGCGGGACAAGGGTCGGCCGCGTCCCCGCAGAGGAGAAACGCCTACGAGTGGATACGACGCGCGTCCACGCCGCTTGCCAACCCCA ACGGGAAGACTCGCACCAAGGACAAGTACCGAGTGGTCTACACGGACCATCAGCGACTGGAGCTGGAGAAAGAGTTCCACTTCAGCAAGTACATCACCATCAGAAGGAAGGCGGAGCTCGCCGGCGCCCTGGGCCTATCAGAGAGACAG GTGAAGATCTGGTTCCAGAACCGGCGAGCGAAAGAACGCAAGATGAACAAGAAGAAGCTCCAGCAGCCCGCCTCCTCCACCACGCTGACCCCGCCCGCTGGAGGGGCTGGCAGCGTCGCCATGGTGACCAGCAGCAGCGGCCTGGTGTCTCCTTCTCTGTCCATGAACATTAAGGAAGAGTTCTGA